TTTCTGTATGATTTTTACAGAATGTTGCAAGAAAATCCAACCTTGCTACAGCTCTATCGTGATCTCGTAATCACACAAGTTATTTCCTCTGAGGAATTCTGGGCTCAACACGCAGCTGAGTACACTCAAGCAAAGAAAGGTCAGCGACAGGATATTGGAGTCAATGGTGCTTTTTTGGTAATAGTCAACAACAATATTTGGATtagttgtaaaataaattgaccCAATCTTattaacatattttttcaggCTGACATCAAGCCGCAAACAGACGGATGTAATGGTTTGAAATACAATTTAACGGTAGACATAATCGAATGTATATTTAAAACATATCctgcggtgaaaaaaaagcatgTAGAAAATGTCCCGCAAAAAATGTCGGAGTCTGATTTTTGGACAAAGTTCTTTCAATCGCATTATTTCCATCGAGATCGTATAAACGCAGGGACCAAAGATCTTTTCACCGAATGTGCCAAAATAGATGAtcaagagttgaaaaaagacATTCAATCGGGGATCAGTGACCCATTGGTTGATATTTCTTCATTTGAAGACAAATCTATTGATGAAAATTACGGCACTGGGTCAGGAAAAGCTGATAAAGCCTCTGGCAACATTGTACACCAAAGCATGATCAAAAGGTTTAATCAGCATAGTATAATGGTGCTGAAAGCAAGCACCGCGAATACTTCGCAAGATACGAGTCAACTTCATTTAAATGGAACAACAACTTTGTCAACAACTAAATCGGAAGCTACCAACCAGATCGAAGATCGTGCCAAAGCCAAAAAAGTAAGTAGTTTAGCTGAATCATTGGTTGCATTGTGAGATCAATAGAATGAACTTGTTtgtgaaaaatcattattcattaatatttGATATCATTTTACAGCGTAGGATACAAGAGAAATTAGTATACGATGATCTTGATACCAGCTGTGATCTAAACGCAAAGACCACAGCTCCCCTCAACCTGTCTCACATTGACAGATATTTACATGGACCAGTACCGGGTAGCGGAAGTGCAGAAGCCACCAACGAAGAGCTTCAAGTCACCTTAACGCAACTCAGAAGAGAAGCGAGCAATTGGGTGAATGGGAACCATGTACCGAGACATGCAACAACCTCTTTAGTTAGTCCAGCAGCTGCAGTATCTGCTTTGGGAGAACTTACGCCTGGTGGTGCTCTTATGAAAGGTTTTCGAGAGGATAGTTTAGGACGTAAGTACCCAggattttttgttcaaacggtagtgaaatttttctgctgTATATAAAGTTCCAGAGACCCAAAGATGACCCAAAAATTGATGTGCTCTCCCTTGTTACAGAATTAATTCCGAAAGATTTGGAAAAAGAATTACGTAATATGTACATGTGTACGTGTGAATTATTAAGGCATTTTTGGAAGAGTTTTCCACCGAACACTCCCCAGCTCGAGGAGAAGGCTGTTCGTATGCATGAGGCTCTTCACAGATTTCATTCTGCGAGGCTGAAGCCATTTGAGGTAAGAATCAATCTTTAGAGAATAATTTCTTCATTGGCGTATTTCTACGTATCTGTAACTTGATATTACTGATAAACTATTCCAGTCTTTGACGTGGAACTTTTCTTTAAGCTATTTTGATTGTAATTGTACAGGATCGTGTTCAGAGGGAGTTTTCGGCAGTCAGTCAACACTTGACTAGTCACCTGAACCAGCTCTTGAACACTGCCTATAGAAAATTCGGAGTTTGGCaacaaagaaaattacaaatgagGTAGCCGTCGGTACAGTTATTTTAAAGTtataagaatttcttttctaatttcgGAAGTTTATAAAGAAAGACAGAAAAGCAATATCAATCGTACGAATATTGCATTTTATATGTTACCGTAACTAGGTATCTATGTGGGTGTATTTTGTCAAAGCCAAAGTCGTGTTAGGAAATGCACCTTGTAAgcctatttattatttaatatttgtaatttttattcaatacttTGCTCGAAGTAATACGTTGCTTTCATAATATTTCGAGGTATAGAGATCAGATATTTAATACTTTTGTAATAAGCTTTTTCGtagattatttatttcaacagATTAGACATTTGTAGAAACCCGTTATAATTTACGTGTCAACAATCTACCTTATATATAATACAGTACGCAAACTTCTTTGAGTTATAGGTGAACACGATATTCACCTGGAACAGGTTTCCGTTCCTCTCCGAAATGCATAATGTACTGTTCTCATCCAATTTAGAAGAGGTCGTGATATATAACTGCCACAATTTATTGTTTCGGACCATAGTATTAGACCGTTCATTTCAATTCTGATTTCCGGTCACATGAAAACTGATGAACTGCTGGATGCTGATCCAATATAGGTACCATgctataattaaatatatctatTTGTTTTTACACTTTGAAAGTTAAGggaataatggaataaaatgaacgataaatcaattaaaaatagCCCAGGTCAGGGTTAACGGCTAGGCGGCATCAGTACACTTCCTACAACGACTGCGATATACTCAACTAAGTGTCTTAATTGTTGAATCCTATTTTCTACTCATATCACGTACAAGTGTACGACTCAATATTACATTATAgcagaagtaaaaaaaaaaaaaaaaaacggaaaacaagAATAAATAACCCTGCAACAATTCTAGTAATTAGCAATAACCAATCACGTCATTAATACTATTATGGATTATCAATCGAGTGAATGACAATTGAATCAACATTGAAATATCATGATCACAAGTTATCACATAatactataaatatatattcttacattattattattgtaatattatagCAATGAATGTTGTTTATTCTTAGCTgtgtaacaaaaatttgttgtttcaaggatagaattttgtaattttcagtgaaaatatttcaaataatttgcCAACGCTggtttgtttcttctttttatttcacgtatggagtgtttcggaaaaaataataacagatGTGTgcctgtaaaattttcacaagacTTTAAAAGTAGGAGAAATGTTTCAAATAGTTAAATTCTTAGGGTATAGTGTTTGTAAATATAGATCTAAGATCTATGTTCGAGACGTTGTACCATTGTTCACGTAATCTTTCAAGTTTAATCTTATCATAATTTGATTATCTAGTTAATAaaagttggtaaaaaaatttttcacgttatttCCGTGGAATCGAACTTATTTTAATTCTAGGGCcattgtcaaaaaaatatacgtacacatgAGTTGGTTGAGAAGTGTGAGaggtttgtaaaaaaaaaactcagcAAATGACTGAAAATCATCACTGTCTACGTATATAGGTAATTGTGTAATCAAAAATACGGTTAAATCAACACGCTTGAATCAAtgagaaacaaataaattggaaaggaattaaagaaagaaaaagtattttgcatgaatttttcaatactgcaattgtataatttattgtaaaaattacatCCGCCAGATAAAGAATGATTACTAAGTAAActaaattttgttacattCATAAGACCTACAATGGCACCCTTACAACAGTTTGGAACCCATATCAACCAGCGATATCATTTCGAGTTTTCATCAATCCAGTACTTATCTGAAATAATGTAACGAAATAGATATGCACAAATTATATGACAAAATCGAAGCTTCTGGGTCtccgtatacgtatattcttcggaaaaaaattctctaccACGATTCTGCCGAGCTACAGGTAGGTTTTTAAGAATCGGGTCGGAGATGCGTTATAATGGATGAATCTAACGCAAGGATGGAAGCGATGGACCCACCCCAAGGTCGGGTGCAGTCGGGTGAGTATCGCGGAATGTTCGTGAAGAGCGGGCGTAGAGCGGGTTGATCGTACGAGGAACCGCACCAGAGTCGGGAGGAGGAGTCTCGTGTGTGAATCTCTGCCGACTTAAtgtccccctccccccctcatCCACCTGCGATATTCTTCTGCCGGCCTCGCGCATCGCAGCCGATACTCACGTCGCGTATGTTCGTACGTATCGAATACCGAAGCGTTGCTCAcaaacgaaaaattataacgCTATAATATCTCGGGACAGAAATGAT
This genomic stretch from Neodiprion pinetum isolate iyNeoPine1 chromosome 6, iyNeoPine1.2, whole genome shotgun sequence harbors:
- the Tfb1 gene encoding general transcription factor IIH subunit 1 isoform X2, producing MLSQMCVSAHGCVAGRSRISLHNLSQFFTVQKISPEGKAKIQLQVVLHDGSSSTFHFVNRNGQEAQIKDRDDVKELLQQLLPKFKRKVNKELEEKNRMLQENPTLLQLYRDLVITQVISSEEFWAQHAAEYTQAKKGQRQDIGVNGAFLADIKPQTDGCNGLKYNLTVDIIECIFKTYPAVKKKHVENVPQKMSESDFWTKFFQSHYFHRDRINAGTKDLFTECAKIDDQELKKDIQSGISDPLVDISSFEDKSIDENYGTGSGKADKASGNIVHQSMIKRFNQHSIMVLKASTANTSQDTSQLHLNGTTTLSTTKSEATNQIEDRAKAKKRRIQEKLVYDDLDTSCDLNAKTTAPLNLSHIDRYLHGPVPGSGSAEATNEELQVTLTQLRREASNWVNGNHVPRHATTSLVSPAAAVSALGELTPGGALMKGFREDSLGQLIPKDLEKELRNMYMCTCELLRHFWKSFPPNTPQLEEKAVRMHEALHRFHSARLKPFEDRVQREFSAVSQHLTSHLNQLLNTAYRKFGVWQQRKLQMR
- the Tfb1 gene encoding general transcription factor IIH subunit 1 isoform X1, with the translated sequence MTTSSEDVLMQVGQVRYKKGDGTLYVMNERIAWMLDNRDTVSVSHKYADIKLQKISPEGKAKIQLQVVLHDGSSSTFHFVNRNGQEAQIKDRDDVKELLQQLLPKFKRKVNKELEEKNRMLQENPTLLQLYRDLVITQVISSEEFWAQHAAEYTQAKKGQRQDIGVNGAFLADIKPQTDGCNGLKYNLTVDIIECIFKTYPAVKKKHVENVPQKMSESDFWTKFFQSHYFHRDRINAGTKDLFTECAKIDDQELKKDIQSGISDPLVDISSFEDKSIDENYGTGSGKADKASGNIVHQSMIKRFNQHSIMVLKASTANTSQDTSQLHLNGTTTLSTTKSEATNQIEDRAKAKKRRIQEKLVYDDLDTSCDLNAKTTAPLNLSHIDRYLHGPVPGSGSAEATNEELQVTLTQLRREASNWVNGNHVPRHATTSLVSPAAAVSALGELTPGGALMKGFREDSLGQLIPKDLEKELRNMYMCTCELLRHFWKSFPPNTPQLEEKAVRMHEALHRFHSARLKPFEDRVQREFSAVSQHLTSHLNQLLNTAYRKFGVWQQRKLQMR